CTCGCCTCCACCGGCCGGACCGAGGAGAACGGGGAGTACCTGCGGGAGCTCGGCGCCGCCGAGGTGCTGGACCGGCGGGAGCTGTCCGAGCAGCCGGGCCGTCCCCTGCAGTCCCAGCGCTTCGCGGCGGCGATCGACGGGGTGGGCAGCACCACGCTCGCCAACGTCCTCGCCCAGACCAGCTGGGGAGGCACCGTCGCGGCCTACGGGATGGCGCAGGGTCCGGACCTGCCCGCGACCGTGCTGCCCTTCATCCTGCGCGGGGTGACGCTGGCCGGGATCAACTCGGTCCAGTGCCCGCTGCCGCTGCGCGAGCGCGCCTGGGATGCCCTGGCCCGCGAGCTCGACCCGGAGCTGCTGGACGGCATGACCACCGCCATCGGGCTCTCCGAGGTGATCGACCACGCCGAACGCATCCTCGCCGGACAGGTGCGGGGCCGCACCATCGTGGAGGTGGACCGGTGACCATGCGCGCGATGACCATCACCGAGGACCACCGCCTCGAGCTCGCCGAGCTGCCCGAGCCGGTCCCGGCCCCCGGCGAGGTGCTGGTCGACGTGGTCGGCGCGGGCGTGAACCGCGCCGATCTCGCCCAGGTCGCCGGGAAGTACCCGCCGCCGCCCGGCGCCTCCGAGCTGCCGGGGCTGGAGGTCTCCGGCCACCGCCGCGACACCGGCGAGCCGGTCGTGGCGCTCCTGGCCGGCGGCGGCTACGCGGAGGTGGTCGCCGTCCCCGAGCCGCAGCTGCTCCCCGCACCGCAGGGCCGTGACCTGGTCGAGGCCGCGGGCGTGATCGAGGTGTGCGCGACCGTGATCTCGAACCTGGTGATCGAGGCCGGGCTGGCCGAGGGCGAGACGGTGCTGATCCACGGCGGCACCGGCGGGATCGGCACCGTCGCGATCCAGCTGGCCCGGCACCTCGGCGCCCGGGTGCTCACCACGGCCGGCTCCGACGAGGCGCTCCCGGCCGTGCGCGAGCTCGGCGCGGACATGGCCTGGAACCGGCACTCCACGGATCTGCTGGCGGCGGTGCGGGAGACCGGCGGGGCGGACGTGATCCTCGACGTGGTGGGTGGGCCGACGCTCGGCGAGAACGTGCGGATGCTGCGCGAGCACGGGCGTCTGGTCATCATCGGCACCCTCGGCGGCGCCACCGGCGAGCTGCCGATCGGGCTGCTGATGGGCAAGCGCGCCCGCGTCATCGGCACCACCCTGCGCTCCCGCCCCACCGAGGCCAAGCGCCAGATCCTCGAGGCCGCCGAGGCGCTGGTCTGGCCGCTGCTGGCCTCGGGCGAGCTGCAGATCCCGATCCATGCCCGCATGCCGCTCGAGCACGCTGCGGAGGCTCATGCCGTGCTCCGCGAGGGCGGCCATCTGGGCAAGATCGTCCTGCAGGTCGCACCGCCCGCGCGCCGGGGCTGATCAGTCCAGCAGCTGTTCCAGCACCAGCATGGTGCCGTCCTCGAAGATCGAGTCGGTGACGACGTCGGCGACGTCCTTCACGCCCTGCGGGGCCTGGCCCATGGCCACGCCCACGCCGGCCCAGGTGAGCATCTCGACGTCGTTGAAGCCGTCGCCGACGGCGACCGTGCGGCCCGTGTCGATCTCGAGCCGTTCGCGCAGCGCGTCGAGGGCGCTGGCCTTGGAGATGCCGGGAGCGGCCATGTCGAGCCAGGCGGTCCAGCCGATCGAGTACTCGACGCCGTGCACGCCGGAGTCGGCGATGACCTTCGAGAACTCCTGCGGGGAGAGGTCCGGCACATGCACGACCACGCGCACCGCCTCGAGCTCCATCAGCTCGTCCAGATCGCTCTCGATCGCCTGGACCCCGAAGCTCGCGTCCTGGAAGCCGGCGGTGGAGCGGAACGTCCCGTCGGACATCTCCACCGCATAGTGCGCATCGGGCGCGACCTCGCGCAGGGTGCGCAGCGCATGGCCGGGCAGGAAGGAGCGGGTGTCGATGATGCGGTGACCGCCGGGGGCCTCCGGATCCATCTCGACGGTGACGGCGCCGTTGGAACAGACTGCGTAGCCGCGGGTGATCCCGGCGGTCTCGACGATCGGCAGCGTCGCCCCGAGGGAACGGCCGGTCGCGATGACGACGGTGTGCTCCTCGGCGGCCCGCTGCAGGACCCGGTGCATCTCGGGGGTCATCGCGCCGTCGTGGTCGACGAGGGTCCCGTCGACATCGAGCCCGATCAGCAGCGTCGCACCGGCCAGGCCGGTCAGGTGCTCCCCGAGGCGGGCACGGGTGGCCTCACGGTCGGTGATCGAGGTGGGGGCGGAGGTGGTCATGCCGGTCATGTCCTGCAGTGTGGCATCGGCGTGCGACGAACGGGTGAACCGTCGGTGACGAAGAGCCTCCAGCAGGCGGCGGAGCGGGGACGACGACGCCATCTCAGGCAGCGCCCCCCACGACCTCGAAGACCTCGCGCCCGCCGAGGTAGGGGCGCAGCCCCTCGGGGACCACGACCGATCCGTCGGCCTGCTGATGATTCTCGAGGATCGCCGCGAGGAAGCGGGTGGTGCCGAGCGTGCCGTTGAGGGTGGCGACCGGCCGCAGCCCGTCCTCGGTGCGCTCGCGGATGTTCAGCCGTCGCGCCTGGAACTGCGTGGTGTTCGAGGTGGAGGTCAGCTCGCGGTAGGTCGACTGCGAGGGCATCCACGCCTCGCAGTCGAACTTGCGGGCGGCGGAGGTGCCGAGATCGCCGGCGGCGGTGTCGATGATGCGGTAGGGCACGTCGATGCGGGCCATCATCTCCCGCTCCCAGTCCAGCAGCCGCTCGTGCTCCTCGTAGGAGTCCTCGAT
The window above is part of the Brachybacterium vulturis genome. Proteins encoded here:
- a CDS encoding HAD family hydrolase; translated protein: MTTSAPTSITDREATRARLGEHLTGLAGATLLIGLDVDGTLVDHDGAMTPEMHRVLQRAAEEHTVVIATGRSLGATLPIVETAGITRGYAVCSNGAVTVEMDPEAPGGHRIIDTRSFLPGHALRTLREVAPDAHYAVEMSDGTFRSTAGFQDASFGVQAIESDLDELMELEAVRVVVHVPDLSPQEFSKVIADSGVHGVEYSIGWTAWLDMAAPGISKASALDALRERLEIDTGRTVAVGDGFNDVEMLTWAGVGVAMGQAPQGVKDVADVVTDSIFEDGTMLVLEQLLD
- a CDS encoding NAD(P)H-quinone oxidoreductase, whose protein sequence is MRAMTITEDHRLELAELPEPVPAPGEVLVDVVGAGVNRADLAQVAGKYPPPPGASELPGLEVSGHRRDTGEPVVALLAGGGYAEVVAVPEPQLLPAPQGRDLVEAAGVIEVCATVISNLVIEAGLAEGETVLIHGGTGGIGTVAIQLARHLGARVLTTAGSDEALPAVRELGADMAWNRHSTDLLAAVRETGGADVILDVVGGPTLGENVRMLREHGRLVIIGTLGGATGELPIGLLMGKRARVIGTTLRSRPTEAKRQILEAAEALVWPLLASGELQIPIHARMPLEHAAEAHAVLREGGHLGKIVLQVAPPARRG